Proteins from a genomic interval of Caldicellulosiruptor diazotrophicus:
- the dnaK gene encoding molecular chaperone DnaK: MAHILGIDLGTTNSCMAVIEGGQPVVIPNAEGFRTTPSVVAFTKTGERLVGHAAKRQAITNPERTIISIKRDMGTNRRIKIDDKEYSPEEISAMILMKLKADAEAYLGEKITQAVITVPAYFTDSQRQATKNAGRIAGLEVLRIINEPTAAALAYGLDKEGHQKIMVYDLGGGTFDVSILEIGDGVIEVLATSGNNRLGGDDFDQRIIDYIADEFMKEHGIDLRQDKVALQRLKDAAERAKIELSSALQTTINLPFITADANGPKHIDMVLTRAKFEELIKDLVEKTREPVETALSDAKLTPEQIDKVILVGGSTRIPYVQEFVKKLTGKEPFKGINPDECVAIGAAIQAGVLGGQVKDILLLDVTPLSLGIETLGGVFTKIIERNTTIPTRKSQIFTTAADGQTQVEIHVLQGERPLAKDNKTLGRFILDGIPPAPRGVPQIEVTFDIDANGIVHVSAKDLGTGREQKITITSQTHLSEEEIQRAIKEAEMYAEQDRKRKELIEARNRADSIIYQTEKLLRELGDKMTDAEKQQIESKLKSLKDVMNGEDKEQIERAIDELTKSFYDVSTRLYQQGYTTSGPQSGQNPGGGQGGPDGNVNTDYKVY; this comes from the coding sequence ATGGCTCATATTTTAGGTATAGACCTTGGTACAACAAACTCTTGTATGGCAGTTATTGAAGGTGGTCAGCCTGTTGTAATTCCTAACGCAGAAGGATTCAGAACAACTCCATCAGTTGTAGCTTTCACCAAGACAGGTGAGAGGCTTGTCGGTCATGCAGCAAAAAGACAGGCTATCACAAACCCTGAAAGGACTATTATATCAATAAAGAGAGATATGGGCACAAACAGAAGAATAAAGATAGATGATAAGGAATATTCCCCAGAAGAAATATCTGCTATGATTTTGATGAAACTTAAAGCTGATGCAGAAGCATATCTTGGTGAAAAAATAACACAGGCCGTTATAACTGTTCCTGCTTACTTTACAGATTCGCAAAGGCAGGCAACAAAAAACGCAGGTAGAATTGCAGGACTTGAAGTTTTGAGAATCATCAACGAGCCAACAGCAGCAGCTTTAGCTTATGGTCTTGACAAAGAAGGTCATCAAAAGATAATGGTATATGACCTTGGCGGTGGAACATTTGACGTTTCAATCTTGGAGATTGGCGATGGAGTTATTGAAGTTTTAGCAACATCTGGTAACAACAGACTTGGTGGTGATGACTTTGACCAAAGGATTATCGACTATATAGCTGATGAGTTTATGAAAGAGCACGGAATTGATTTGAGACAAGACAAAGTTGCGCTCCAGAGACTAAAAGATGCAGCAGAGAGGGCAAAGATTGAACTTTCGTCTGCGCTTCAGACAACAATAAATCTGCCATTTATCACAGCAGATGCAAACGGTCCAAAACACATTGATATGGTATTGACACGCGCAAAGTTCGAAGAACTTATAAAAGACCTTGTAGAAAAAACAAGAGAGCCTGTTGAGACAGCACTTTCTGATGCAAAGCTCACCCCAGAGCAGATTGACAAGGTTATTTTAGTTGGTGGTTCAACAAGAATTCCTTATGTTCAGGAATTTGTAAAGAAACTTACTGGCAAAGAGCCGTTTAAAGGAATAAATCCGGATGAGTGTGTTGCAATTGGTGCTGCAATCCAGGCAGGTGTTCTTGGAGGTCAAGTAAAAGATATATTGCTTTTGGACGTAACACCACTTTCCCTTGGAATTGAAACTCTGGGTGGCGTGTTCACTAAGATTATTGAAAGAAATACTACAATTCCAACACGAAAAAGCCAGATATTTACAACAGCAGCAGATGGTCAGACACAGGTTGAGATTCACGTTCTGCAAGGAGAAAGACCACTTGCAAAGGACAACAAGACACTTGGAAGATTTATACTTGATGGTATTCCACCTGCACCGCGAGGAGTGCCACAGATTGAGGTTACATTCGATATAGACGCAAACGGTATTGTACATGTTTCAGCAAAAGACCTTGGCACAGGAAGAGAGCAGAAGATTACAATAACATCCCAGACACATTTGAGTGAAGAAGAGATTCAAAGAGCTATTAAAGAAGCTGAAATGTACGCTGAACAGGATAGAAAGAGAAAAGAACTAATTGAGGCCCGAAACAGAGCAGACTCTATCATTTACCAGACAGAAAAGCTACTTCGTGAACTTGGTGACAAGATGACAGATGCTGAAAAGCAGCAGATTGAGTCAAAACTAAAATCCTTGAAAGATGTTATGAATGGTGAAGATAAAGAACAGATTGAAAGGGCAATTGATGAACTCACAAAATCGTTCTATGATGTGTCTACAAGACTTTATCAGCAGGGTTATACCACATCGGGACCACAGAGTGGACAAAACCCAGGTGGCGGCCAAGGTGGTCCTGATGGCAATGTAAATACTGATTATAAAGTATACTAA
- the dnaJ gene encoding molecular chaperone DnaJ — translation MAQKKDYYEILGVSRNATEEEIKRAYRRLAKQYHPDANPGNKEAEEKFKEINEAYEVLSDPEKRKLYDQFGHAAFDPKYGAQGSGGFSGGFGGGFADFDFGSFGDIFEDLFEGFDIFGTSRRRKETPKKGADIYVDLELTLKESVFGCEKEIPIYRTEKCSVCGGSGVRPGSAPVRCQKCGGTGQIRSRQATFFGEFTTIKTCDACGGTGTIITDPCRECGGTGNVRRQRRVKINIPAGIDDGQVITLRGEGESGIKGGPNGDLHIRIKVAPHPVFKRVGQDLYIEVPITFVNAALGGEIEIPTLDGKTKVRIEPGTQNGDEVRIRGKGVPNLRSRGRGDLIVKFIVEVPKKLTEKQKELLREFERLSSEEGYEKRKHFWDRIREAFS, via the coding sequence ATGGCACAAAAAAAAGACTATTATGAAATTTTAGGTGTTTCAAGGAATGCAACAGAGGAAGAGATAAAAAGAGCCTACAGAAGACTTGCAAAACAATACCATCCTGATGCAAATCCAGGTAATAAAGAAGCAGAGGAAAAATTCAAAGAGATAAATGAAGCATATGAAGTCTTGAGCGACCCTGAAAAGAGAAAGCTTTACGACCAGTTTGGCCATGCAGCGTTTGACCCGAAATATGGTGCGCAAGGCAGCGGTGGTTTTTCTGGTGGATTTGGCGGTGGGTTTGCTGACTTTGATTTTGGTAGTTTTGGCGACATTTTTGAAGACCTATTTGAAGGTTTTGATATATTTGGAACATCCAGAAGAAGAAAAGAGACACCAAAAAAAGGTGCTGATATATATGTCGATTTAGAGCTGACTCTCAAAGAGTCTGTATTTGGTTGTGAAAAAGAGATACCAATTTACAGAACTGAAAAGTGCAGCGTTTGTGGTGGAAGTGGTGTAAGACCCGGTTCTGCACCTGTGAGATGTCAAAAGTGCGGCGGCACCGGCCAGATAAGGTCAAGACAGGCAACATTCTTTGGAGAGTTCACCACCATAAAAACCTGTGATGCATGCGGCGGAACAGGAACTATTATAACAGACCCATGCAGAGAATGTGGCGGAACAGGAAATGTAAGAAGACAGCGACGAGTAAAGATTAACATTCCGGCAGGAATTGATGATGGTCAGGTAATAACATTAAGAGGCGAGGGTGAAAGTGGCATAAAAGGTGGACCAAACGGTGATTTGCATATTAGAATAAAAGTAGCGCCTCATCCTGTGTTCAAAAGAGTCGGGCAAGACCTCTATATTGAGGTTCCAATAACATTTGTTAATGCAGCTTTGGGTGGAGAGATAGAAATTCCAACGCTTGATGGTAAGACAAAGGTGAGAATTGAACCAGGGACACAAAATGGTGATGAGGTCAGAATTAGAGGCAAGGGTGTTCCGAACCTGCGTTCGCGAGGAAGAGGCGACCTTATTGTAAAGTTTATAGTGGAGGTTCCAAAAAAGCTTACAGAAAAGCAGAAAGAACTTTTGAGAGAGTTTGAAAGACTTTCATCTGAAGAAGGGTATGAAAAGAGAAAACATTTTTGGGATAGAATAAGAGAAGCTTTTTCATAA
- the prmA gene encoding 50S ribosomal protein L11 methyltransferase, whose amino-acid sequence MRWYEISIKTTEEAEDAISNILYELGANGVAIEDNEIVTRPNLWDYIDENQFTKKDYARVYAYFPENSNILELIHTIEERLKEASKYINVGEGKISVSEIDEKDWAEEWKKYYKPVEIGNIAIVPSWEDYKAEDSKTIVRLDPGMAFGTGTHESTILCLEAIQEYVKPEMDVLDVGTGSGILAIAAKKFLARRVLAVDIDEVAVKVAEENARLNGVEIEIKKNDLVEGIEEKFDLVVANIVADIIMRLSRDVKKVLKDNGIFISSGIIEDRLEYVLKSFEKNSLEIVEVKKMGTWCLVVSKKTA is encoded by the coding sequence ATGAGATGGTATGAGATATCAATTAAGACTACCGAAGAGGCAGAAGATGCTATTTCAAATATTTTATACGAACTTGGAGCAAACGGTGTTGCCATTGAAGACAATGAGATTGTGACAAGACCAAATTTATGGGATTATATTGATGAAAATCAGTTTACAAAAAAGGATTATGCAAGAGTTTATGCTTATTTTCCTGAAAACAGCAATATTTTAGAGCTTATCCATACAATTGAGGAAAGGCTTAAAGAGGCTTCAAAATATATTAATGTAGGAGAAGGCAAAATTAGCGTTTCTGAGATTGATGAAAAAGACTGGGCAGAAGAGTGGAAAAAGTATTATAAACCTGTTGAGATAGGCAATATTGCAATTGTTCCTTCATGGGAAGATTATAAAGCCGAAGACAGCAAAACAATTGTTAGGCTTGACCCTGGTATGGCATTTGGCACAGGAACTCATGAGTCAACCATTTTGTGCCTTGAGGCTATCCAGGAATATGTAAAGCCAGAGATGGATGTTCTTGATGTTGGGACAGGTTCGGGGATATTAGCAATAGCTGCAAAGAAGTTTTTGGCAAGAAGAGTTTTGGCAGTTGATATTGATGAGGTTGCTGTTAAGGTGGCAGAAGAGAACGCAAGGTTAAATGGAGTTGAGATTGAGATAAAAAAGAATGACCTTGTTGAAGGTATAGAAGAAAAGTTTGATTTGGTTGTTGCTAACATTGTTGCTGATATCATTATGAGGCTCTCAAGAGATGTAAAGAAAGTTTTGAAAGACAACGGAATTTTTATCTCTTCTGGCATTATTGAAGACAGGCTTGAATATGTTTTGAAAAGCTTTGAGAAAAATAGTCTTGAAATTGTAGAAGTGAAAAAAATGGGTACATGGTGTTTGGTTGTTAGCAAAAAAACTGCGTAG
- a CDS encoding 16S rRNA (uracil(1498)-N(3))-methyltransferase, whose product MPIFFVEKQNIENDIAYIIDKEDINHIVKVLRKREGDKINLCDGNYDYSSRILEVSKDRIKLLIESKTLNDRESTKNIFLFQCIIKNQKMDFVVQKATELGVKTIVPVVSKRVVIDISEKQEKKVERWRKIAQEAQKQCLRPIPPSIEMPIRISEIKEKYLDKLDFLFIPHEKESKTSEWCLSSDYNNIGILIGPEGGFEEEEIEELKTFKNVQVISLGKRILRSETASIAALSILMHELGEM is encoded by the coding sequence GTGCCAATCTTTTTTGTTGAAAAGCAGAACATTGAGAATGATATTGCCTACATCATAGATAAAGAAGATATAAATCATATAGTCAAGGTTTTAAGGAAAAGAGAAGGAGATAAAATAAATCTATGTGATGGCAATTATGACTACTCATCGCGAATACTTGAAGTTTCCAAAGACAGAATAAAACTTTTGATAGAAAGCAAAACTTTGAATGACCGAGAAAGTACCAAAAACATTTTTTTATTTCAATGTATTATCAAAAACCAAAAAATGGATTTTGTTGTGCAAAAGGCAACAGAGCTTGGAGTAAAAACAATTGTACCTGTGGTGTCAAAAAGAGTGGTAATTGATATTTCAGAAAAACAGGAAAAAAAGGTCGAACGGTGGCGCAAAATTGCGCAAGAGGCCCAAAAACAGTGTCTTCGTCCTATACCACCTTCAATCGAAATGCCGATTAGAATTTCTGAGATTAAAGAGAAATATTTAGATAAGCTTGATTTTCTTTTTATTCCTCATGAGAAGGAATCAAAAACTTCAGAGTGGTGTTTATCTTCAGATTATAATAACATTGGGATTTTGATTGGACCTGAAGGTGGTTTTGAAGAAGAAGAGATAGAAGAGTTAAAAACCTTTAAAAATGTACAAGTTATTTCGCTTGGCAAAAGAATACTCAGAAGTGAGACAGCTTCAATTGCCGCGCTTTCCATCCTAATGCATGAACTTGGAGAAATGTGA
- a CDS encoding cysteine desulfurase family protein, which translates to MNVYFDNAATTRPFDEVIEQLSKFLLDTYGNPSSLHRLGVEAERRLKEAKEIIAKKLGSSSDEIYFTSGGTEANNLALIGCAFAHQKRGKRIVSTLVEHPSVISTLEYLERNGFEIQYVPVDAEGNLDFEQFEKLVDQNTILVSVMLVNNETGHIFDVKKLSEIAKKKNPNVIVHTDAVQAFMKEKTNVKELNVDLMSISGHKIHALKGIGALYIRKGINIQPIIFGGQQQKGIRPGTENMPGIFSFAKAIEVYEKLKASEPDKLRNIKRRFIEGLLSLDSVVINSPLGKTSDAILNVSFLGVKSEVFLHTLESYGIFASSGSACSSKGRTYNKVLHSMGKRMEIAESSIRFSFSYLNQIGEVDYALECIEKALRFLRKIKK; encoded by the coding sequence ATGAATGTGTACTTTGACAACGCTGCAACCACAAGGCCCTTTGATGAGGTAATTGAGCAGCTTTCAAAGTTTTTGCTAGATACCTATGGCAATCCTTCATCGCTTCACAGACTTGGTGTTGAGGCCGAAAGAAGACTGAAAGAGGCAAAAGAAATTATTGCAAAAAAACTTGGAAGTAGCAGCGATGAGATTTATTTTACATCTGGTGGAACAGAAGCAAACAATTTAGCACTTATTGGCTGTGCATTTGCACATCAGAAAAGAGGAAAAAGGATTGTATCAACACTTGTTGAACATCCTTCTGTTATTTCTACACTTGAGTATTTAGAAAGAAATGGATTTGAGATACAATATGTACCTGTGGATGCTGAAGGAAATTTAGATTTTGAGCAGTTTGAGAAGCTTGTAGACCAGAATACCATTCTGGTAAGTGTGATGCTTGTCAACAACGAGACAGGGCATATATTTGACGTGAAGAAACTATCTGAAATTGCGAAAAAGAAAAATCCAAATGTTATTGTTCACACAGATGCTGTTCAGGCTTTTATGAAAGAAAAGACCAATGTTAAAGAATTGAATGTCGACCTTATGTCGATAAGTGGTCATAAAATACACGCATTAAAAGGAATAGGAGCTTTGTATATTAGAAAGGGTATAAACATCCAGCCGATAATCTTTGGAGGACAGCAGCAAAAAGGTATAAGACCTGGAACGGAGAATATGCCAGGAATTTTTTCGTTTGCTAAAGCAATTGAGGTGTATGAAAAGCTAAAAGCTTCTGAACCTGATAAGCTGAGGAATATAAAACGAAGATTTATTGAAGGGCTTTTGAGCTTAGATAGCGTTGTGATAAACTCTCCTTTAGGTAAGACATCCGATGCGATATTAAATGTGTCTTTTTTGGGCGTAAAATCTGAAGTTTTTCTTCACACACTTGAAAGTTATGGTATATTTGCATCTTCTGGGTCTGCCTGCTCGTCAAAAGGCAGAACTTACAACAAGGTTTTGCACAGCATGGGAAAAAGGATGGAAATTGCAGAAAGCAGTATACGTTTTTCGTTTTCTTACCTCAATCAAATTGGAGAGGTTGACTATGCACTTGAGTGCATTGAAAAAGCGCTACGATTTTTGAGAAAAATAAAAAAGTAA
- the thiI gene encoding tRNA uracil 4-sulfurtransferase ThiI has protein sequence MGSKLKALLIRYGELALKGQNRPFFEDTLVRNIKKRLSDLDSIIVKKEQGRIFVENLSEEYFDEAIERLKRVFGIVGITICEIAEKKLEGIKQAAEVVTKSELEKGKKTFKVETKRADKKFELKSPDVSKLIGAHILRKFAKMYGLTVDVHNPDFTLNIEIRDKVYIYSSEEKGIGGMPLGTGGRAHLLLSGGIDSPVAGFMIAKRGVEIEAIHFYSFPYTGEKAKEKVIDLCKVLAKYTDKIKLYIVPFTEIQLSIYENCDERFLTIIMRRFMMKIAQKIAMQNGGLALITGESIGQVASQTMESLFCAQAAVSMPVFRPLIGMDKEEIIRLAKKIGTYDISILPYEDCCTVFVPKHPKTKPKLEQVLAEESKLKAEELIEKAVTNTEWMVIRDR, from the coding sequence ATGGGCTCAAAATTGAAAGCACTGCTGATAAGATACGGTGAGCTTGCGTTAAAAGGTCAAAATCGTCCTTTTTTTGAGGATACTTTGGTCAGGAATATCAAAAAAAGACTTTCTGACCTTGATTCAATTATAGTCAAAAAAGAGCAGGGCAGGATATTTGTTGAAAATTTGAGTGAGGAATATTTTGATGAAGCTATAGAAAGGCTCAAACGCGTTTTTGGAATTGTAGGAATTACCATATGCGAGATTGCTGAAAAGAAATTAGAAGGAATAAAACAGGCTGCTGAAGTTGTTACCAAAAGTGAGCTTGAGAAGGGTAAGAAGACTTTTAAGGTGGAGACTAAACGGGCAGATAAGAAATTTGAGCTAAAGTCTCCAGATGTCTCTAAGTTAATAGGTGCGCATATCTTGAGAAAGTTTGCTAAGATGTATGGACTTACTGTGGATGTTCACAACCCTGATTTTACTTTGAATATTGAAATAAGAGACAAAGTATATATCTATTCATCAGAAGAAAAAGGTATTGGAGGAATGCCGCTTGGCACAGGTGGCAGGGCGCACCTTCTTTTGTCTGGCGGTATAGACAGTCCTGTTGCCGGTTTTATGATTGCCAAAAGAGGTGTTGAGATAGAAGCAATTCACTTTTACAGTTTCCCTTACACCGGCGAGAAAGCAAAGGAAAAGGTAATAGACTTGTGTAAGGTTTTGGCAAAATACACAGATAAGATAAAGCTCTATATAGTTCCATTTACTGAAATTCAGCTTTCTATTTATGAAAATTGTGATGAGAGATTCTTGACAATAATAATGAGAAGGTTCATGATGAAGATTGCACAAAAGATTGCCATGCAAAATGGTGGACTTGCTTTGATTACTGGTGAGAGCATAGGTCAGGTTGCAAGCCAGACAATGGAAAGCCTGTTTTGCGCGCAGGCAGCTGTTTCAATGCCGGTTTTCAGACCGCTCATTGGTATGGACAAGGAAGAGATAATAAGACTTGCAAAGAAGATTGGCACATATGATATCTCTATACTTCCTTATGAAGACTGCTGTACTGTGTTTGTTCCTAAACATCCAAAAACCAAACCAAAGCTTGAACAAGTTTTGGCGGAGGAAAGCAAGCTCAAGGCAGAAGAACTGATTGAAAAGGCAGTAACAAATACCGAGTGGATGGTGATT